The following are encoded in a window of Psilocybe cubensis strain MGC-MH-2018 chromosome 4, whole genome shotgun sequence genomic DNA:
- a CDS encoding mRNA 3'-end-processing protein RNA14 has translation MATISAAKDDVDGDSYMDDSERTQPTAEILKELADIKKLDEQQSEQSQLPPPSEYEVLTVQLSENPHDPDGWRRLIKLAEQSNDLEKISKSYDALLKHYPNNAPAQIAYIKHYVNHNMSESAEDLFKKFLIRSPCVELWVYYLDYVRKLNTGPAQRDTVRMSFEFALNHVGQDKDSGVIWSEYIKFLQSGEATTTWDQQQKMDSLRKVYHRAVQIPLDNVESLWHDLETFENGLNKITAKKFMADLSPAHMQARTVLRQLINHIGPLFANEKDTLFLPSLPKFDASERALVGKWKAYLKWEESNPLELDEKDKATLISRIQGVYRKAVIRMRYYTEIWFMAYTWTNSIGKNDEALSILKAGLDANPSSFLLNFAYAEALEIKKDLAGVHATYEKFLGILRTNLDRLEETSKADAAANGSQSNGTNAPPPTAPAIIPEPPSNVSSFSSQGSQDDKPPKTTELQKHRTEYGLAWIMYMRFGMRAEGVKGSRTIFGKARRDRWSPWEIYEAAALTEYHCSDDKGVASRIFEKGMESFGDEIDFVLRYLGFLISINDKNNARALFERVITTFPPDRARPLWERWARYEYQYGDLEAALKLEKRMAEVYTSDPPIKRLAQRHIYLGTDAIADRDLGFALARRATTSVASSSLNRVEASQSLISLPTNSQSNSQTYGNKRPSSPDYRNKRDETRPNDYSSTHKRARPSSPPPRAQQDRERDRDRDGRWDGSGPPRRRFSPPPPPPNRDRDDRPPPPRREPLPPPRDRDDDKRQSTLPAILPWFIGELPTASSFDGPVFRTDDLMNLLRTAVIPSATSRPKSPHGHPPLRGGGGRPPPDYGPYQGPNSGGGGRRRY, from the exons ATGGCAACGATTTCGGCCGCTAAAGACGACGTGGACGGCGATTCATACATGGACGATTCAGAGAGAACGCAACCTACTGCAGAGATATTGAAAGAGCTCGCAGATatcaagaaattggatgagcAACAGTCTGAACAGTCCCAATTGCCACCTCCGAGTGAATATGAAGTTTTGACTGTACAACTCAGCGAGAACCCCCACGACCCCGATGGATGGAGAAGGCTAATCAAGCTAGCAGAACAGTCCAATGACCTGGAAAAGATCAGCAAATCGTATGATGCCCTCCTCAAGCACTATCCAAATAAC GCTCCAGCGCAAATTGCATACATAAAGCACTATGTCAATCATAACATGTCGGAGAGTGCAGAAGACTTATTCAAAAAGTTTCTTATTCGGTCACCGTGTGTTGAACTCTGGGTGTACTACTTAGATTATGTGCG GAAACTAAATACAGGGCCGGCCCAACGTGATACCGTCCGGATGTCTTTTGAGTTTGCTCTGAACCATGTCGGTCAGGATAAGGACAGTGGTGTAATATGGAGCGAGTATATCAAGTTTCTCCAGTCCGGAGAG GCTACAACAACATGGGATCAACAACAGAAGATGGACTCCCTACGGAAAGTATACCACCGGGCTGTTCAAATACCCCTTGACAATGTCGAAAGCCTATGGCATGATCTTGAGACATTCGAGAACGGCTTGAACAAGATCACGGCCAAAAAGTTCATGGCTGACCTCTCACCAGCGCATATGCAAGCGCGGACAGTCCTGCGGCAACTTATCAACCACATTGGACCCCTGTTCGCGAACGAGAAGGATACACTGTTTCTCCCATCGCTCCCGAAATTTGATGCGTCGGAACGCGCACTCGTTGGAAAATGGAAAGCATATCTCAAATGGGAAGAGAGCAATCCTTTAGAGCTCGATGAGAAGGATAAAGCGACACTGATATCACGCATTCAGGGTGTTTATCGAAAAGCGGTGATCCGCATGCGGTATTACACCGAAATATG GTTCATGGCCTATACATGGACAAATAGCATAGGGAAGAACGACGAAGCTCTTTCTATTTTGAAAGCTGGCCTGGATGCCAATCCGTCCAG TTTCCTTCTCAACTTTGCCTACGCAGAAGCTCTAGAGATCAAGAAAGACCTTGCAGGGGTACACGCCACGTACGAGAAGTTCCTCGGTATCCTTCGCACCAACCTCGACAGGCTAGAGGAAACGTCAAAAGCTGATGCAGCTGCAAACGGTTCTCAGAGCAATGGCACAAATGCACCACCACCGACAGCGCCAGCCATAATTCCCGAGCCACCATCAAACGTCTCGTCGTTCAGTTCGCAAGGGTCGCAGGACGACAAACCGCCAAAAACGACAGAATTGCAAAAGCACCGCACTGAATATGGGTTGGCGTGGATCATGTATATGCGGTTCGGAATGAGAGCGGAAGGTGTCAAGGGCTCTCGAACAATCTTTGGAAAGGCGAGGCGTGATCGTTGGTCACCTTGGGAGATCTACGAGGCTGCAG CATTGACTGAATATCACTGCTCCGATGACAAAGGAGTGGCAAGCCGAATCTTTGAAAAGGGGATGGAATCCTTTGGCGATGAGATTGATTTTGTGCTCCGATACCTAGGCTTCCTAATTTCTATTAATGATAAGAATA ATGCACGTGCCCTCTTTGAACGTGTTATTACCACCTTTCCACCAGACCGTGCCCGCCCCCTATGGGAACGATGGGCTCGGTACGAATATCAATACGGGGATCTGGAGGCAGCTCTAAAGTTGGAAAAGAGGATGGCAGAAGTGTATACGTCTG ACCCTCCAATCAAACGGTTAGCTCAACGCCACATATACCTGGGGACCGACGCGATTGCCGACCGAGATCTTGGATTTGCTCTCGCCCGCCGTGCAACGACGTCTGTTGCCTCCAGCTCTCTCAACCGAGTGGAAGCTTCTCAATCCTTGATTTCATTGCCCACCAACTCTCAGAGCAACTCCCAAACCTACGGTAATAAACGGCCGTCGTCGCCTGATTACCGCAACAAGCGCGACGAAACCCGTCCGAACGACTACAGCTCGACACATAAGCGCGCGCGGCCGTCGTCGCCTCCACCCAGAGCTCAACAAGATCGGGAACGAGATCGGGACCGTGATGGGCGGTGGGACGGTAGTGGTCCTCCGAGAAGGAGGTTCTCGCCACCTCCACCGCCTCCGAATCGTGATAGAGACGACCGTCCACCCCCACCGCGACGCGAGCCACTTCCGCCACCGCGCGATCGGGATGATGATAAACGTCAATCCACTTTGCCTGCAATTCTGCCGTGGTTTATTGGCGAATTGCCGACGGCGTCTTCGTTTGATG GACCTGTATTTAGAACTGACGACTTGATGAACCTTCTCCGGACTGCTGTCATACCCAGCGCGACTTCGCGGCCTAAATCTCCCCACGGACATCCACCTCTACGCGGCG GTGGAGGGCGCCCTCCTCCGGATTATGGTCCTTATCAAGGCCCAAATAGTGGGGGCGGTGGACGACGTCGATACTAG